Part of the Athalia rosae chromosome 2, iyAthRosa1.1, whole genome shotgun sequence genome, GTTTATTGAACTTCGATAACCTGATACAAACTCCCCTTTGATGTTTTTTACACGGAGTTTGGGATATTTTGAGTTATCAGAATCTCTGGTACGAATGTAAATGTTTTCAATAGCGCTTGTCGTCGCGGGTGTTTCGGAACTCTTGAGCTTGTGGCTCACATAATTGTGCTTCgtgattatacatacatacgtatacccattCGTACAAGGGTATGCTAGTAGACCGGCATCTATTATAGTTTATAGTGCAAACTTTAAGAACCTCCGAAAATCTGAAAGCCTCTGTCTTTGGTATGTTTGTAATATTTCGCGTGGAAATTTACTACGCTTGTACAGCCGCTCGATGAAACAACCCATCTGTGCTTGATGTATACCATCGTCGTCAGTAGACGATGTGCACAATCAGGTATATGCCAAAAATTAGACAAATATCGTAATTTATTTGCTCAATTACTTCCGTGTATGTATACTAGCATgcttaataaaatgaaattgatagaATCGATGACATTTGATgatcatttcaattttgtgAATAAATCTTTCGCTCAAAATTCGATGCAGCGTAACCGACCTATTTTATTTTGGATCCGACAGTgaacaatataaatatgtacgccCGGTGCACCTAACTCGAGTTCTacgattcgaataaaatatcgatttaAACTACTGCGGACTGACAGTGAAACCGATTTGCCCGAGTCCGGAaccaattttataatttccgGTATAGCGGCAGAATGCATTGATTAGATAATGCATCTAACTGATTAAATGCAGcctttgaaaaagaaagaaaaaaaagaaacagtgCACGTGGGCGCGACAAGGTGTAAAGTTACTCGCCTACGCCGATACACAACCGCAATTTCTCGCAGTTCTATTGATTACATCGAAGTTTGTATGATTACTTGTCGCACGTGCTACGGACATCgtaattatcaataataagATTAAGGTCAATTGAGCCGCAGTTCGAAGTGGTTAATGAAACTTACAAAGAGTTACATTTCTAAACAGCGAGTAAACAAGCCTCAACAGTTGACCGGTCGCTGGTCAATCGGTGAAGTCTCGAGGTACCTGTCGCTCCTCAACGATAAGATTTTCTCACGTCATTCGCCAATTACAATTCAACGTAGCAAAAGTAGAATTTATCACAAACCCTGTCACCTAAAAATGGTAACTTATTTCGCGTGTAACGTTAATTCGAGGATCGTACGTAACACGTCAGAGATAGTTTTCCGTGATGGACGTGAATTTCTTTCCCGCCAATAGTCGCGAGTTCATGACCACTACGTTACAGCGTGAGAAATTCTATTTCTCCATCGCGATGAAAGAACAACGCGTGAAACAGTTCGCATTCATGTAGTCGTGGTTTCCGTATCAACTCTTGATACGGTCGTACCCTCCGTAAATTGCGAAGATTGTAGCGGCAGAAAAATCTGACGTTGTTGCAGACTTTTCTACGATCCGAATGACGTTGATTCGATTTACACAAACGTTACATCACGAGATGTTAGCGTGTCGGAGATATTCTTTCGTTGATACTTATCTGCtcttcgttggttttttttttctttttcaagatGAAACACCCGGAACTAACTGATATCTGTCGACTCAAAATGGACCAACACTCCAATCGGACGCAGTGGAAGCAATGGATGGCGAGCATCACCGGTGAGCTTTCAATTACTACGGTGTCTATGTGTAGCgatgagtgataattttcaaatcttcaacACCTGAAGAACTGCGCTCTTCCAGCTtccaatagaaaaaaaaaaaaatggaatcaaTCCCATCGActcgtttgaattttacccATGTTTTAGCGCCAATCGGTCGATTGGAGCTTTTTTGTGATTCAAGtcgatctttgaaaattgaaagaaaaaacgactgACGACGAGCTTATTTGGGGAACATTTTATTGGAAATGCCAGGACGCAACTTTTGACCATTTTTTGATACTAATTTTTCAAGTAACCCCCAGCGACGACGCATTCTAGATACAAGTGTATATGTTGGATTGGTGTGACTCCGTCACGTCGTATCGAGGATCTATTTTTCATGACTTTTACAGCGACATTGTCAATGACGTCCGTCGGCACTGTTTACGGATGGTACACGACATCGATAGGGCGTCTTCAGTCCGAGGGTTCCCCGGTGCCTTTTACGGTCGACGAGGGAGGCTGGCTGTTGTCTCTAACGGTGTTAGGGTCGATGATCGGTCCGTTTATCGGAGCCGCGATGGCGGACAACATCGGTCGCAAAAAGACCCTCCTCATTTCTACCCTCTACTTCATAATCGGTTGGCTGATGATAATCTTCGGTGAAAACGTGCCGTCTTACTACATATCCAGATTGATACTTGGCGTCGGTGTCGGTGTTTCGTACACAACGAATCCCATGTACGTCTCCGAAGTAGCGGACGTGAACATTCGCGGTGCTCTCGGTACACTGATAGCTACGAACGTGTTCACGGGTTCACTTTTCGCCTGTCTGGTCGGTCCCTGGGTGTCGACAAAAGTCCTAACGATAATTCTCCTTTTCATACCTCTTCTATTCATAGTGACGTTCATCTGGTTCCCGGAGAGTCCTTACTACCTCGCAGCTAAAGGTAGAAGCGAAGAGGCAATCAAggcaatttcatttttaaaggGCATCGACGATAGGGCGGAAGCCAAGGAGGAACTGGATATAATTCTGAAGAATATCAACGACAATATAGACACGCAAAATTTCAAAGACAAACTGTCCGAACTTCGACTCCCGAATAACCTACGGGCCCTCATGATAATCACCGGACTTATAGCCGCTCAACAGTTGAGTGGATCTTTCATCACGATTTCCTACCTGGAAACGCTGTTCACCGATGCACAGATCGCCCTCGAACCCCACGTAGCGACCAGTATTGTTCTGGCGGTCAGTCTTGTTTCCAGCGGACTTTCCACTTCGACGGTGGAGAAGGCCGGCAGAAGGCCTCTGCTATTCGCCTCAACGTTGGGCACCACAGCGACCCTCGCTATTCTCGCCACTTATATtttattggagaaaaaaaccgcCGTGGATCTGTCGAGCGTGAACTGGATTCCCATACTCGACGTTATCGTGTTTCAAATTGTGTACCAAGTAGGCTTGGGGACTTTGACTAACGCTTTGATAGGCGAACTTTTCCCAACGAACGTTAAGGCCATAGCAGGCGCGACTATCACAGTCACCGATGGTATTCTCGGCTTCGCTATTTCAAAACTTTATCAAGTTATGGGGGAACTTCTTGGGGTGTACGTGGTCTATTATTTCTTCGCTGGATCTTGTTTTCTCGcatttttcttcgtatttgCTTTTGTACCGGAAACTAAGAACAAGACATTCGCCGAGATCCAGACCGATTTGACCGAGAGTAGTTTCAAGTGTGCGAGACGAAGGAATAAGATCTGATTTTCTAagtttcttcctttttatttcgttaaaatCGTTTTTTATCATCAGTCATCTAAATACGTACCTAAAATCCTACTGAACTTTGCTCACCGTGTATATGTCTGTATAACCGTTATCTAGGATCTAGGAATACTAATTAAAAATCGTACCATGTGCGTCTATGTGACGCgggaataataatcgcgattgttatacgtgtatgtgaAAACTTAATGTTTGTtatcgaagtaaaaaaaaaatttaggactTGTGGATACGTTGGTCTCACATGTTatctaaagaaaatgaaataagtgtATCCCTATTAATGTGTTTTGATAAAAGACAAAtttcatacaaaaaaaaagtagaacaaAAACTAAGTTAGATCACGCAATGAACCAATGTGATTGATCTCCTcgatattgttttttgtttttgggcggggggagaaaataaaaaccaacgAATAAATGACAAACTACTATAATGTACACAGGCAAGACTAAACTAGGGCGAAACAATTTTCGGTGTGCCTTctgaagtgaaataaaatcagctCACATAGACAACCTGTACGTGTATGTCAAACCGATGACTTTCAACCCCCACACTCTAATTATATATTCTCTGTATGAAATTCGTTCTTAATTTTCAGTTCATTTTCAACTTCAGCCCAAGCGGAACATTCTGATCTTCAAGAAAGTACGTCCGACGATGGCTccgaattttttgtcaaagatTCGATGGCCCAGGAGTTAGGGTCAgagaatgataattattccACAATGATTACTTGTTTCCCGATCTTTGAATTCGCTTCAAACGCATGACTATACCCCCAAGATATACGCCTGCGCATATGTAACACTCATCAAGGCTAGAGTAGGTCAGGTTGGGGGAGTTGCGTTGTATTGCGAAGATTgatcgaatattttcatcctCAATGTCCGACATTACTGACCTGGCATTTGAATTTATTCTAAATATTTACTCTCGTGAGCAGGTTTATTCGTAAATTCTGTACTCGGTGCATCGACAAGGTACGGGGCAATTAAGGTGCACCTGTTACTGAAGTGAAAGCAAGCTCAGCGCAAGCGCGGAAACACGTAAgtcacgatatatctatactaTTTGCTATATTTTCTGTGGAAGATGCGCAGTTTGTACGGAATAGATAACATCTGGAAAAGAAAGCAGTACGAATTTAACACGAATGATGTTCGTTAAACGATAAactgctattcacttgtcttCGGTGTCaaataagggatgaaattCTAACTATAGCGGGGTGAGACTAACGAAGTAGTTTTACCATTGGTCATAGGGCGTGCTGTGCAGCGATCATTTGGAAGGCTCCAAGTTGGAAATAATGCTTTGATCGATGATCGATTCATGCATATGgcttttcattatcatttctAAATACAATgctcttcttttattccgaCTGTCTAACTTTGGGTGAACATTTTTCGAAGCAAACAACAAATTTCTACATCAATCCGAAGAAACTTCTGACCTCCACAAGCCATATCATCTCGTCGTGTAAGCGCCAGTAATAATAGAACACGGgcaaatctttgaaaaaaaagaacaagctCGTCGCCCAAGAACAAGATCCCCACCTGCGCGGAGTTTTCCATAAAACATTTGGCTTCTGATCAGATTGCAGATCTGCGAAATTTTGGATTTCGATCCTGAACCATGCTAACATtcgaactgacaatgagaaaagtCTTCGGTTACCGCGGAGACGATCTTGCCGATATTATCTCTCGATTTGATCCCGCCTCTACAGTGCTCCGTCGATAACGATGTTAGCCGCGTAAAAAGAGATGGCGGTTTATGCTGCTGAAATTTGAGATCGGATCCCCAGGCCTTCGCAATCGGTCTACCAACGCGAGGTCCCTAGGTATGTAAAATGTGTGCATTACACGCGTGTTCGAGGCTAGCGTTCGCCTCGCGGGCTGTCGCGCCAACCTCGTCTATCTCTCTTACAAGAATCGATTCCCCCTCCAAGTGCCGGTTTCGGTCAAAGATCTAAAAAACGATGGTACATCCGTATAATGCCACGTGCCACGACGCGCAATAGGCCCCAGTGGACCGCGCCCGAAGTTTGGCGGCGTCGAATAAATTCCGTTTCATCGAGTGCGTCGGCATTGCACAATCGGTGCAGCTAATGTAAACATAAAAACGTGACGAACTTAAATATTCAAGTTCACTAACAGCATCTTTATCATATTGGACACACATTTTCAACCAATCGAGAACGATCGGTAAGCGCCATTTTATTGAATGCACAGTAGGAAGATTTGACCTTCACGTTGGTTGCATGTTTATTCTCGACACTAACGCATACCGATCACTAACTAATACGCACGTGCATCCTGGTTCATAGCGATCCGATCTTGTTTATTAGATTCAAAtgagatggatgaaaaaaagcaccCACCTGACATCGATGGTGTATGAGTATACATAGTTTACAGTTAAGGCTGGATTCAGGTCATCCGCGTCAGATGTACGCGGTAACGCGGACCGCCGTCGAGACCCGACCAATCGAGAGCAGCCGAATTATTTTGAAGCGCTCGGATTGGTCGGCGTTCTACCGCGCTCCGCTTCTCTGCTTGAATTCTGAACCAGCCTCGGCTCttcctgaaacaaaaagacaGGGAAGCGGAGGCTCGTGAACTGAACATTTCGCATTGGTACGCGGCGGTTCGCCTCTGTTCGGTGTGCGTCGGCCTTGATGAGTCG contains:
- the LOC105692002 gene encoding facilitated trehalose transporter Tret1-like isoform X1, with protein sequence MKLTKSYISKQRVNKPQQLTGRWSIGEVSRYLSLLNDKIFSRHSPITIQRSKSRIYHKPCHLKMMKHPELTDICRLKMDQHSNRTQWKQWMASITATLSMTSVGTVYGWYTTSIGRLQSEGSPVPFTVDEGGWLLSLTVLGSMIGPFIGAAMADNIGRKKTLLISTLYFIIGWLMIIFGENVPSYYISRLILGVGVGVSYTTNPMYVSEVADVNIRGALGTLIATNVFTGSLFACLVGPWVSTKVLTIILLFIPLLFIVTFIWFPESPYYLAAKGRSEEAIKAISFLKGIDDRAEAKEELDIILKNINDNIDTQNFKDKLSELRLPNNLRALMIITGLIAAQQLSGSFITISYLETLFTDAQIALEPHVATSIVLAVSLVSSGLSTSTVEKAGRRPLLFASTLGTTATLAILATYILLEKKTAVDLSSVNWIPILDVIVFQIVYQVGLGTLTNALIGELFPTNVKAIAGATITVTDGILGFAISKLYQVMGELLGVYVVYYFFAGSCFLAFFFVFAFVPETKNKTFAEIQTDLTESSFKCARRRNKI
- the LOC105692002 gene encoding facilitated trehalose transporter Tret1-like isoform X3, yielding MKHPELTDICRLKMDQHSNRTQWKQWMASITATLSMTSVGTVYGWYTTSIGRLQSEGSPVPFTVDEGGWLLSLTVLGSMIGPFIGAAMADNIGRKKTLLISTLYFIIGWLMIIFGENVPSYYISRLILGVGVGVSYTTNPMYVSEVADVNIRGALGTLIATNVFTGSLFACLVGPWVSTKVLTIILLFIPLLFIVTFIWFPESPYYLAAKGRSEEAIKAISFLKGIDDRAEAKEELDIILKNINDNIDTQNFKDKLSELRLPNNLRALMIITGLIAAQQLSGSFITISYLETLFTDAQIALEPHVATSIVLAVSLVSSGLSTSTVEKAGRRPLLFASTLGTTATLAILATYILLEKKTAVDLSSVNWIPILDVIVFQIVYQVGLGTLTNALIGELFPTNVKAIAGATITVTDGILGFAISKLYQVMGELLGVYVVYYFFAGSCFLAFFFVFAFVPETKNKTFAEIQTDLTESSFKCARRRNKI
- the LOC105692002 gene encoding facilitated trehalose transporter Tret1-like isoform X2, which encodes MDKVNAADTLMKHPELTDICRLKMDQHSNRTQWKQWMASITATLSMTSVGTVYGWYTTSIGRLQSEGSPVPFTVDEGGWLLSLTVLGSMIGPFIGAAMADNIGRKKTLLISTLYFIIGWLMIIFGENVPSYYISRLILGVGVGVSYTTNPMYVSEVADVNIRGALGTLIATNVFTGSLFACLVGPWVSTKVLTIILLFIPLLFIVTFIWFPESPYYLAAKGRSEEAIKAISFLKGIDDRAEAKEELDIILKNINDNIDTQNFKDKLSELRLPNNLRALMIITGLIAAQQLSGSFITISYLETLFTDAQIALEPHVATSIVLAVSLVSSGLSTSTVEKAGRRPLLFASTLGTTATLAILATYILLEKKTAVDLSSVNWIPILDVIVFQIVYQVGLGTLTNALIGELFPTNVKAIAGATITVTDGILGFAISKLYQVMGELLGVYVVYYFFAGSCFLAFFFVFAFVPETKNKTFAEIQTDLTESSFKCARRRNKI